In the Gracilimonas sp. genome, CGGATTTACGTAGATGCAGAGGGTGTTCGATTACCCATTTTGGAAGGTAAAACACAGGATGTACCACTTCTGTATGGATATAGCGCAACATCCACTGATACCATTAAAACCGAAGAATTTGCACAGGTACGAGACTTTTTGATGCGAGCTAAAATCGATGGCTTTGGATGGACCACCATAAGTGAGGTGGTATATGATGAAAACGACGGCGTGGTAGCCTTAAGTCATGAAAATGGAGTAAAGCTACTATTCGGTCGAAATGACTTTCAAACCAAACTGGAGAACTGGAAAGCCTTTTATACGGATGTAATTCGGGTAAAAGGCATCCAATCGATGCGACAAGTTGATCTCCGGTTTACAAATCAGGTGGTGACCCGTGAAATTTGATTTTAACCATATATCGTTTGCAGATATCCAGGGATATTCTATGCTGAAAGAAGAATCATCCAATCGTTCCGATACAGAGCGGGCGGAACGGATAAAGCAGGCAGGAAGTCTTTTGAATACACTGCTAACAGAACCGGACAAAGGATTACTGAAGAAAGATTCTGTATCAGACTTTTACTCTGACTTGGCTTCGCCA is a window encoding:
- a CDS encoding cell division protein FtsQ/DivIB: MSNQGSNKSLLPWITTVLMVTGVAVLAALYWNKNVTVQDVQVNSLYYTDYEQVKQAANIPLGVKPDSLNLYAVVQRVEKLDYVRSVKPYIEPSGDLRLNVAERQPIALLVNGADRIYVDAEGVRLPILEGKTQDVPLLYGYSATSTDTIKTEEFAQVRDFLMRAKIDGFGWTTISEVVYDENDGVVALSHENGVKLLFGRNDFQTKLENWKAFYTDVIRVKGIQSMRQVDLRFTNQVVTREI